A stretch of the uncultured Cohaesibacter sp. genome encodes the following:
- a CDS encoding FxsA family protein → MQKSLFPFIPFLLLIIPVLEIGVFILVGEQIGVINTLLGIVLTAVIGTILLRRQGFALLSQAQGQMNAGRVPGKELAHGVMLLAAGLLLLTPGFVTDTFGFLLLVPTIRDGIFAFFKSRITLVNVGATQSGFSSGNAGGTYYRSYSYSSTDTGPKGKGSKDSSVIDLDEGDFNEVTDHEAIEAKPSDGKKDSKDGQSPWEKS, encoded by the coding sequence ATGCAAAAATCGCTGTTTCCGTTCATCCCATTCCTGCTTTTGATCATCCCTGTGCTGGAAATCGGGGTCTTTATTTTGGTTGGCGAGCAAATCGGCGTCATCAATACCCTGCTTGGCATTGTGCTCACAGCCGTGATTGGCACCATTCTGCTCCGACGTCAGGGTTTCGCCTTGCTCTCTCAGGCGCAAGGGCAGATGAATGCTGGCCGCGTACCGGGTAAGGAGCTGGCCCATGGGGTGATGTTGCTGGCCGCCGGCCTGCTGCTGCTGACACCGGGCTTTGTCACCGATACATTCGGCTTCCTTTTGCTGGTTCCGACCATTCGCGACGGAATTTTTGCCTTTTTCAAAAGCCGGATCACTCTGGTCAATGTTGGCGCAACGCAGTCTGGCTTTTCCAGCGGCAATGCGGGCGGCACCTATTATCGCAGCTATAGCTATTCCTCAACCGATACAGGACCCAAAGGCAAAGGGTCAAAAGACTCTTCGGTGATTGATCTTGATGAAGGGGATTTCAATGAAGTCACCGATCATGAAGCCATCGAAGCCAAGCCGTCGGATGGAAAAAAAGATTCCAAGGACGGCCAGTCCCCTTGGGAAAAATCCTGA
- a CDS encoding helix-turn-helix transcriptional regulator: protein MTPFGAKLRRMRQERNISLKEMAERLEVSSAYLSALEHGKRGKPTWFLIQRIIGYFNVIWDEAEELQRLAEISDPNPTVRTAGLDPKATELANLLAERINVLSHDSLDALILQLRAASSRDRSMGSPDLRDQL, encoded by the coding sequence ATGACCCCGTTTGGTGCAAAGCTGCGGCGCATGAGGCAGGAACGCAACATTTCCCTCAAGGAAATGGCGGAGCGACTGGAAGTTTCCAGCGCCTATCTATCCGCGCTCGAACATGGCAAGCGCGGCAAGCCGACCTGGTTTCTCATTCAGCGGATCATCGGCTATTTCAACGTGATTTGGGATGAAGCGGAAGAATTGCAGCGTCTGGCGGAGATTTCGGATCCGAATCCAACGGTCCGCACCGCAGGTCTTGATCCCAAAGCGACCGAACTGGCCAATCTTCTGGCCGAGCGGATTAATGTGCTTTCCCACGACAGTCTGGACGCCTTGATCCTGCAGCTGCGCGCTGCCTCGTCGCGAGATCGGAGCATGGGTAGCCCCGACCTCAGGGATCAGCTCTGA
- the hisH gene encoding imidazole glycerol phosphate synthase subunit HisH, translated as MRIAIIDYGSGNLCSAAKAFERAAREGGVNGEVLVTSNPDDVRSADRIVLPGVGAFADCRAGLDAVDGMTDALKEAVRVDGKPFFGICVGQQLLADRGLEHGTTEGLGWIAGDVVAIEPQDPALKIPHMGWNTVSVLKDHPLWEGIPTGPDGLHAYFVHSYHLQPTHADDLLATCDYGQTVTAMVGRDNYVGTQFHPEKSQKLGLALISNFLRWRP; from the coding sequence ATGCGCATAGCGATTATTGATTATGGTTCGGGCAACCTCTGTTCCGCTGCCAAGGCATTTGAGCGCGCCGCCCGCGAAGGGGGCGTGAATGGAGAGGTGCTTGTAACCTCCAATCCCGATGACGTGCGGTCTGCTGACCGGATTGTCCTGCCCGGTGTTGGCGCCTTTGCGGATTGTCGCGCGGGACTGGATGCCGTTGACGGGATGACGGATGCCCTCAAAGAGGCGGTGCGTGTCGATGGCAAGCCATTCTTTGGCATTTGCGTCGGCCAGCAATTGCTTGCCGATCGGGGCTTGGAACATGGCACCACCGAGGGTCTTGGCTGGATTGCGGGCGACGTTGTGGCGATTGAACCGCAGGATCCGGCGCTGAAAATCCCGCATATGGGCTGGAACACCGTATCCGTTCTGAAGGATCATCCGCTCTGGGAAGGCATTCCAACCGGCCCGGATGGCCTGCATGCCTATTTCGTTCACTCCTACCACCTGCAGCCAACCCATGCTGACGACCTGCTGGCAACCTGCGATTATGGCCAGACCGTCACCGCCATGGTTGGTCGGGACAATTATGTCGGCACCCAGTTCCACCCTGAAAAGAGCCAGAAGCTGGGGCTGGCGCTGATTTCGAATTTCCTGCGCTGGAGACCATAA
- a CDS encoding Smr/MutS family protein, whose amino-acid sequence MAKKPLLNQKDLKLWQKVADTVTPMEGKSAELKALIEHMDQRSQLDPINQPDPDHPVQHRRASEDDMLNLKKAGMGGNGKSRSQPLPALSPIDRKEKKRIVRGRAFIDSRIDLHGMTQREAHSALFGFLRSAHSQGHKHVLVITGKGSRGDTETYSVGPEKGVLRRVVPKWLSEPEIRSLIVGFEEAHRTLGGAGALHVRLRKRGKSG is encoded by the coding sequence ATGGCTAAAAAGCCCCTTCTCAATCAAAAGGATCTCAAGCTCTGGCAGAAAGTCGCGGACACCGTCACCCCGATGGAAGGAAAATCCGCTGAATTGAAAGCCCTGATTGAACATATGGATCAGCGGTCCCAGCTTGATCCGATCAATCAGCCTGACCCGGATCATCCGGTTCAGCACCGCCGCGCCAGTGAGGATGACATGCTGAACCTCAAGAAGGCTGGTATGGGCGGCAATGGCAAAAGCCGCTCGCAACCGTTGCCAGCGCTCAGCCCAATCGACCGGAAGGAAAAAAAGCGCATCGTCCGGGGCCGCGCTTTTATCGATTCCCGCATCGACCTGCACGGTATGACCCAGCGCGAGGCCCATTCTGCCCTGTTTGGTTTCCTGCGCAGCGCCCACAGCCAGGGCCACAAGCATGTTCTGGTGATCACCGGCAAGGGAAGCCGGGGAGACACCGAAACCTACTCTGTCGGGCCTGAGAAGGGCGTTCTGCGCCGCGTGGTGCCCAAATGGTTGTCCGAACCGGAAATCAGATCGCTGATTGTCGGTTTTGAAGAAGCGCACCGGACACTCGGTGGCGCAGGTGCCTTGCATGTGCGCTTGAGAAAACGGGGCAAATCAGGATAA
- the secB gene encoding protein-export chaperone SecB encodes MSDAQENGAAEGQEQKLPGMRILAQYIKDLSFENPNSPDSLRPRENAPDINVQINVNATPITETEFEAELTLNAEAKDGETVMFNVELLYGGIFSIVNVPQEQLHPFVMIECPRLLFPFARQIISDATQRGGFPPLNVDPIDFAQLYRQRMMELAAKESEGQTEQ; translated from the coding sequence ATGAGCGACGCACAAGAAAACGGCGCTGCCGAGGGCCAAGAACAGAAGCTTCCTGGCATGCGCATCCTGGCGCAGTATATCAAGGATCTGTCTTTCGAGAATCCAAATTCACCGGATTCCCTGCGTCCTCGCGAGAATGCCCCGGACATCAATGTCCAGATCAATGTCAATGCGACCCCAATCACCGAGACCGAATTCGAAGCCGAGCTGACGCTGAATGCGGAAGCCAAAGACGGCGAAACGGTGATGTTCAATGTAGAACTGCTTTATGGCGGCATCTTCTCCATCGTCAACGTACCTCAGGAGCAGCTGCATCCGTTCGTCATGATCGAATGCCCACGTCTGCTGTTCCCATTTGCCCGTCAGATCATTTCCGATGCGACCCAGCGTGGCGGTTTCCCTCCACTGAATGTCGATCCGATCGATTTTGCACAGCTGTATCGTCAGCGGATGATGGAACTGGCTGCCAAAGAAAGCGAAGGCCAGACCGAGCAGTAA
- a CDS encoding MltA domain-containing protein codes for MMAGLTRTDYESLSGWSGHDHGAAFAAFRHSAPFLIDHPPTSRHPAIAVDDLLAVAKAALALPSDLPRADARRFFERSFVPFTIDGEGLLTGYYEPEFDARLVPDAEFRFPLHRRPSDLVSLKAEEALACGFTEETSFARKREGKITLHLNRAEIMAGGLEGQGLEFLWLKDPFEAYIIHIQGSARLRLADGQTMRIAFDGKSGHPYQSLGKLLIEEGHFTPDSISMDALIAYLRAMGEDGTRYLARNPSYIFFKPLEDSLPSSPDTGPISAAHVPLLPLRSIAVDRHLHTFGLPFWIETALPSLDTAQIAPFTQLVLAHDTGSAIKGLARADLFCGSGEAAGQLAGCLKQQARFTCLVPLGAKEQANG; via the coding sequence ATGATGGCTGGTCTGACCCGGACTGACTATGAAAGCCTTTCCGGTTGGTCTGGCCACGACCATGGGGCAGCATTTGCCGCCTTTAGGCATTCTGCCCCTTTCCTGATTGACCATCCACCAACCAGTCGCCACCCGGCTATTGCCGTTGATGATTTGCTCGCTGTGGCAAAGGCTGCCCTTGCCTTGCCCTCAGATTTGCCCCGGGCTGACGCGCGACGCTTTTTCGAGCGCAGCTTTGTGCCCTTCACCATCGATGGCGAAGGGTTGCTGACCGGCTATTATGAGCCGGAGTTTGACGCGCGCCTTGTGCCTGATGCGGAGTTTCGCTTTCCGCTCCATCGCCGTCCGTCCGATCTGGTCAGCCTCAAGGCAGAGGAAGCGTTGGCGTGCGGCTTTACGGAAGAGACCAGTTTCGCCCGCAAGCGAGAGGGCAAAATCACCCTGCATCTGAACCGCGCCGAGATTATGGCCGGTGGCCTTGAGGGTCAGGGGCTGGAATTCCTTTGGCTCAAAGATCCCTTTGAGGCCTATATCATTCATATACAGGGCTCCGCCCGCCTGCGCCTCGCAGATGGCCAGACCATGCGCATCGCTTTTGACGGAAAATCCGGCCATCCCTATCAATCCTTGGGCAAATTGCTGATTGAAGAGGGTCATTTCACCCCCGATTCAATCTCTATGGACGCTCTGATTGCCTATCTGCGGGCTATGGGTGAGGATGGCACGCGCTATCTGGCTCGCAATCCCTCCTATATCTTTTTCAAACCGCTAGAAGATTCCTTGCCAAGCAGCCCGGATACAGGCCCGATATCCGCAGCCCACGTGCCTTTGTTGCCCCTGCGCAGCATCGCGGTTGACCGCCATCTACACACATTCGGCCTGCCCTTCTGGATCGAGACCGCATTGCCTTCGCTTGACACGGCGCAGATTGCTCCCTTCACCCAGCTGGTTCTGGCTCATGATACGGGCTCCGCCATCAAGGGCTTGGCCCGTGCCGATCTGTTCTGTGGCAGTGGCGAGGCGGCGGGGCAGCTGGCAGGCTGTCTCAAGCAACAGGCTCGTTTCACCTGCCTTGTGCCTTTAGGCGCGAAGGAGCAGGCCAATGGCTAA
- a CDS encoding DUF2628 domain-containing protein — translation MPSYTIYEKPGLPPHEAIDSAVLIKDHYSIFAFMLPAVWMLVQRLWWILLVYIIILIPVAAIESMLPVWAGMLITLLMNLWISLEAPNMIGWSLRNKGYVEVASLYAEDLQHCEHRYVTARLANAEDAPLSALKTASGPLNGPKPLPNQSKSGYVALKDKMRDTGTSEPIIGLFPAPNRSRET, via the coding sequence ATGCCCTCCTACACCATTTATGAAAAGCCCGGCCTGCCCCCTCACGAGGCGATTGATTCGGCGGTCCTCATCAAGGATCACTATTCTATCTTTGCCTTCATGCTGCCTGCTGTCTGGATGTTGGTGCAGCGGCTTTGGTGGATTCTGTTGGTCTATATCATCATATTGATACCCGTTGCGGCGATTGAAAGCATGTTGCCTGTCTGGGCGGGCATGCTGATTACCCTGTTGATGAACTTGTGGATCAGCCTTGAGGCCCCCAACATGATTGGCTGGTCTCTGCGCAACAAGGGGTATGTGGAGGTGGCAAGCCTTTATGCCGAGGATCTGCAGCATTGTGAGCATCGCTATGTGACGGCCCGACTGGCAAATGCGGAAGACGCACCACTGTCAGCGTTGAAAACGGCATCCGGGCCACTCAATGGGCCAAAACCATTGCCAAACCAGAGCAAAAGCGGCTATGTCGCGCTCAAGGACAAAATGAGGGACACAGGGACCAGTGAGCCGATCATCGGCCTCTTCCCCGCGCCAAACCGGTCCCGGGAGACGTAA
- a CDS encoding GNAT family N-acetyltransferase — MPNRGEISFRPVTKEDFPLLLTWLSEPHVARWWDPADRAIAKIERHLADESVRPLIVSVDRDPFAYIQVCQLDAEGDEVISLCSTPNEPLPVGTVGLDQFIGPKEKVGIGLGPRFMEMMMTKLFGEGVPAVLVDPHATNIFAIRAYEKAGLKQSHEVDTRNGRVQVMVRYAQEFE, encoded by the coding sequence ATGCCGAATAGGGGCGAGATTTCCTTTCGGCCCGTTACAAAGGAGGATTTTCCTCTTCTGCTGACATGGCTCTCAGAGCCGCATGTTGCAAGATGGTGGGATCCTGCGGATCGCGCGATCGCGAAGATTGAAAGGCATCTTGCGGACGAAAGCGTCCGGCCTTTGATTGTCTCAGTTGACCGCGATCCATTTGCCTATATCCAGGTTTGCCAGCTTGATGCAGAAGGGGATGAAGTGATTTCTCTTTGTTCAACGCCGAACGAACCACTGCCTGTTGGAACTGTGGGATTGGACCAATTTATCGGACCGAAGGAAAAGGTCGGAATAGGTCTGGGTCCCCGGTTCATGGAAATGATGATGACAAAGCTTTTTGGAGAAGGTGTTCCTGCTGTTCTGGTTGACCCGCATGCAACCAACATCTTTGCCATAAGGGCTTATGAAAAGGCCGGACTGAAACAATCGCACGAAGTCGACACCAGGAATGGACGCGTGCAGGTGATGGTCCGGTATGCTCAGGAGTTTGAATAA
- the hisF gene encoding imidazole glycerol phosphate synthase subunit HisF, translating into MLKARVIPCLDVKDGRVVKGVNFVDLKDAGDPVESAKAYDAAGADELCFLDITASHENRDTIFDVVRRTAEACFMPVTVGGGIRTTDNIRDLLKAGADKVSINTAAVLRREFIKEAAEKFGAQCIVASVDAKRVSKQGETPKWEIFTHGGRTPTGIDAIEYAQEVVDLGAGEILLTSMDRDGTKIGFDIELTRKIADMITVPVIASGGVGTLDHLVEGVRDGHATAVLAASIFHFGEFSIQQAKAHMAAAGIPMRMDMDK; encoded by the coding sequence ATGCTCAAAGCCCGCGTAATTCCCTGCCTTGACGTCAAGGATGGCCGAGTGGTCAAGGGTGTCAATTTCGTTGATCTCAAGGATGCCGGTGATCCGGTGGAAAGCGCCAAGGCCTATGACGCCGCCGGTGCCGACGAATTGTGCTTTCTCGACATCACAGCCAGTCACGAAAATCGCGACACAATCTTTGATGTGGTCCGCCGGACGGCCGAAGCATGCTTCATGCCCGTCACCGTCGGTGGCGGCATCCGCACCACTGACAATATCCGTGATCTGTTGAAAGCCGGCGCTGACAAGGTTTCGATCAACACCGCCGCGGTTTTGCGCCGTGAGTTCATCAAGGAAGCGGCGGAAAAATTCGGCGCCCAGTGCATTGTCGCCTCTGTCGATGCCAAGCGTGTGTCCAAGCAGGGAGAAACCCCGAAATGGGAAATCTTCACCCATGGTGGCCGCACCCCGACCGGCATTGACGCGATTGAATATGCCCAGGAAGTCGTCGATCTTGGTGCAGGTGAAATCCTGCTGACCTCAATGGACCGTGACGGCACCAAAATCGGTTTCGATATCGAATTGACCCGCAAGATTGCTGACATGATCACCGTTCCCGTGATTGCATCTGGCGGTGTTGGCACCCTTGATCATCTGGTCGAAGGGGTGCGTGATGGTCATGCGACAGCCGTGCTCGCTGCCTCCATATTCCATTTTGGGGAATTTTCCATTCAGCAAGCCAAGGCCCATATGGCCGCGGCAGGGATTCCCATGCGCATGGATATGGACAAATAG
- the hslU gene encoding ATP-dependent protease ATPase subunit HslU, producing MTNFSPREIVSELDRFIVGQKEAKRAVAIALRNRWRRQQLEDSLKEEVLPKNILMIGPTGVGKTEISRRLAKLANAPFMKIEATKFTEVGYVGRDVDQIVRDLIESGIMLTRESRRKDVKAKAHGAAEDRVLDALVGPGAGTATRDSFRKKLRDGLLDDKEIDVEVRDTSSPMSNFEIPGMPGGSMGVMNLSDMFGKAFGERTKTRRVSVKESYELLITEESDKLLDEDQVVSEAISLVENNGIVFLDEIDKICAQDGRGGADVSREGVQRDLLPLIEGTTVTTKYGPVKTDHILFIASGAFHVAKPSDLLPELQGRLPIRVELNALTKDDFRAILTETEANLPKQYSALMATEEVTLSFSDDAIETIADIAVDLNSSVENIGARRLQTVMEKILEDISFDAPDKPGEVIEITGDFVREHIGALAKNTDLSRYIL from the coding sequence ATGACCAACTTTTCCCCGCGCGAAATCGTGTCCGAACTGGACCGCTTCATTGTCGGCCAGAAAGAAGCCAAACGGGCGGTGGCCATCGCGCTGCGCAATCGCTGGCGTCGGCAACAGCTTGAGGACAGCCTCAAGGAAGAGGTTCTGCCGAAGAATATTCTAATGATCGGGCCGACGGGCGTCGGCAAGACGGAGATTTCCCGACGGTTGGCAAAACTCGCCAATGCTCCTTTCATGAAGATCGAGGCGACGAAATTCACAGAAGTTGGCTATGTCGGGCGTGATGTGGACCAGATTGTTCGCGATCTGATCGAAAGCGGCATCATGCTGACCCGGGAAAGTCGTCGCAAGGATGTGAAGGCCAAGGCCCATGGGGCGGCTGAGGATCGGGTGCTGGATGCTCTGGTCGGGCCGGGTGCAGGGACTGCCACCCGCGACAGTTTCCGCAAAAAGCTGCGTGACGGGCTGCTTGATGACAAGGAAATCGATGTCGAGGTGCGCGACACCTCATCGCCCATGTCAAATTTCGAAATTCCCGGCATGCCAGGGGGCTCCATGGGGGTGATGAATTTGTCGGACATGTTCGGCAAGGCTTTTGGGGAGAGAACCAAAACGCGCCGGGTGTCGGTGAAGGAATCCTACGAGCTTCTGATCACCGAGGAATCGGACAAGCTGCTTGATGAGGATCAAGTTGTTTCGGAAGCGATTTCCTTGGTAGAAAATAACGGCATTGTCTTCCTTGACGAGATCGACAAGATCTGTGCTCAGGATGGCCGGGGCGGGGCGGATGTTTCTCGGGAAGGGGTCCAGCGCGATTTGCTGCCACTGATCGAAGGCACCACGGTGACAACGAAATATGGACCGGTGAAGACCGATCATATTCTCTTCATCGCGTCAGGCGCCTTCCATGTGGCAAAGCCCTCGGACCTCTTGCCAGAGCTTCAGGGTCGTTTGCCGATTCGTGTCGAGTTGAATGCTTTGACCAAGGATGATTTCCGCGCCATTCTCACCGAGACCGAAGCCAATCTGCCGAAACAATATAGTGCACTGATGGCTACCGAAGAGGTGACATTGAGCTTCAGCGATGATGCGATCGAGACGATTGCCGATATTGCGGTTGATCTGAACAGCTCGGTTGAGAATATCGGTGCCCGCCGCCTACAGACGGTGATGGAGAAAATTCTGGAGGATATTTCCTTCGACGCACCGGATAAACCGGGTGAAGTTATTGAAATTACCGGTGATTTTGTTCGTGAACATATTGGTGCTCTGGCCAAGAATACCGATCTTAGCCGCTATATCCTCTAA
- the hisA gene encoding 1-(5-phosphoribosyl)-5-[(5-phosphoribosylamino)methylideneamino]imidazole-4-carboxamide isomerase, whose product MIIFPAIDLKDGQCVRLKLGDMDQATIFNDNPGAQAKSFQDQGFEWLHVVDLNGAFAGKSENSAAVESILASTTNPVQLGGGIRDLAGIEHWLGKGIRRVILGTVAVRDPALVKEACKQFPGRVAVGIDAKGGKVAVEGWAETSQLTAIDLARQFEDAGVAAIIYTDIDRDGILTGLNIDSTLELARAVSIPVIASGGLASIDDVKRLVEPDCAILEGAITGRALYDGRLDPAEALALIKAAKEGEK is encoded by the coding sequence ATGATCATCTTTCCTGCAATTGACCTCAAGGATGGTCAATGTGTCCGACTGAAGCTCGGAGACATGGATCAGGCGACGATTTTCAATGACAATCCCGGCGCACAGGCCAAAAGCTTTCAGGATCAGGGGTTTGAATGGCTCCATGTGGTCGATCTGAATGGTGCCTTCGCGGGGAAATCGGAAAACAGCGCAGCAGTCGAGAGTATTTTGGCCAGCACCACCAATCCGGTCCAGCTCGGTGGCGGCATCCGCGATCTTGCTGGCATCGAGCATTGGCTCGGCAAGGGCATCCGCCGGGTGATTCTGGGTACGGTTGCCGTGCGGGATCCGGCTCTGGTCAAGGAAGCATGCAAGCAGTTCCCGGGCCGGGTGGCTGTCGGCATTGATGCCAAGGGCGGTAAGGTGGCGGTTGAAGGCTGGGCGGAAACCTCCCAGCTGACCGCGATTGACCTCGCTCGTCAGTTCGAAGATGCAGGCGTTGCCGCCATCATCTATACCGACATTGATCGCGATGGCATCCTGACTGGCCTCAATATCGATTCAACCCTTGAGCTGGCCCGTGCCGTCTCAATTCCGGTTATTGCTTCGGGTGGGCTCGCCTCGATTGACGATGTCAAACGGCTGGTCGAGCCGGATTGCGCCATTCTCGAAGGGGCGATCACCGGTCGCGCCCTCTATGATGGCCGCCTTGACCCTGCTGAAGCGCTCGCCCTGATCAAGGCAGCCAAGGAAGGGGAGAAGTAA
- the hisB gene encoding imidazoleglycerol-phosphate dehydratase HisB, which produces MRKATINRKTNETDVALSINLDGTGSYKIDTGVGFLDHMIDQLSRHSLIDMEIKVKGDLHVDAHHTTEDVGIALGQALKQALGDKKGITRYADAHLPMDETMTRAAVDVSGRPFFVWDVTFTKDKIGDFDTELFEEFFNAFAQNSGITLHIANLYGRNNHHIAESCFKAVARALRQAIELDPRQADRVPSTKGTLNG; this is translated from the coding sequence ATGCGCAAGGCAACGATCAATCGCAAGACCAACGAAACCGATGTCGCCCTGTCCATCAATCTTGATGGCACCGGCAGCTATAAGATCGACACCGGTGTTGGTTTCCTCGATCACATGATTGATCAGCTTTCCCGCCATTCCCTGATTGACATGGAAATCAAGGTCAAGGGTGACCTGCATGTGGATGCCCATCATACCACCGAGGATGTCGGCATCGCGCTGGGTCAGGCTTTGAAGCAGGCGCTCGGCGACAAAAAGGGCATCACCCGCTATGCCGATGCCCACCTGCCGATGGATGAAACCATGACCCGCGCCGCCGTTGACGTGTCCGGTCGGCCGTTTTTTGTCTGGGATGTGACCTTCACCAAGGACAAGATCGGTGATTTCGATACCGAACTGTTCGAGGAATTCTTTAACGCTTTTGCCCAGAATTCCGGGATTACCCTGCATATTGCCAATCTCTATGGCCGCAACAATCACCATATTGCCGAAAGCTGCTTCAAGGCCGTGGCGCGCGCTCTGCGTCAGGCGATTGAGCTTGACCCGCGTCAGGCTGACCGTGTGCCTTCCACCAAGGGAACACTGAATGGCTGA
- a CDS encoding Tim44/TimA family putative adaptor protein has translation MSDVFGFDITSIIFLVIAVVLFLRLRDVLGTRTGNEADPYDPYSDPESKRQGEAPRADDVGDNVISLPGRAQTEEMEAEEKAQRLEKIAPEGSPLNAALTHLMSVDKSFDPESFMAGARSAYEMIVTAYAEGDRRTLKKLLAGDVFAGFIKALDERDEQGLRVDFTFIGINKSSIVEAELAGGEAQITVRFVSSITSCTKDDIGHVVEGDPNAIDEVTDIWTFARDVTSRNPNWKLIGTESAQ, from the coding sequence ATGTCCGATGTCTTCGGTTTCGATATCACATCCATCATTTTCCTCGTGATTGCGGTTGTGCTTTTCCTGCGTCTACGAGATGTTCTTGGCACGCGCACCGGTAATGAAGCGGATCCCTATGATCCTTATTCCGATCCGGAAAGCAAACGCCAAGGTGAGGCCCCACGCGCGGATGATGTGGGCGACAATGTCATTTCCTTGCCGGGCCGGGCCCAGACAGAGGAAATGGAAGCCGAGGAAAAGGCGCAGCGTCTGGAAAAGATCGCGCCGGAAGGCTCGCCACTCAATGCTGCGCTCACTCATCTGATGTCGGTCGACAAGAGCTTCGATCCGGAATCTTTCATGGCAGGTGCGCGCTCTGCCTATGAGATGATTGTCACCGCCTATGCCGAAGGCGATCGCCGCACCTTGAAAAAGTTGCTGGCCGGTGATGTCTTTGCAGGCTTCATCAAGGCGCTTGATGAGCGGGATGAACAGGGCCTGCGGGTCGATTTCACCTTCATCGGGATCAACAAGTCCTCGATTGTCGAGGCGGAACTGGCCGGTGGAGAAGCGCAGATCACCGTGCGCTTTGTTTCCTCCATCACCTCTTGCACCAAGGATGACATCGGACATGTGGTGGAAGGCGACCCGAATGCCATTGACGAAGTCACCGATATCTGGACCTTTGCCCGCGACGTAACCAGCCGCAATCCGAACTGGAAGCTGATCGGCACGGAATCGGCTCAATAA
- the hslV gene encoding ATP-dependent protease subunit HslV — protein MSDHSSNNPNVPVWHGTTIITVRKGDKVVIAGDGQVSLGATVIKGNARKVRPLGKGNVIAGFAGATADAFTLFERLEAKLEQYPEQLTRACVDMAKDWRTDRYLRRLEAMMIVADKNVSLVLTGTGDVLEPEDGVTAIGSGGNYALAAARALMDTDMEAEAIARKAMGIAADICVYTNGNLTVEVLDAE, from the coding sequence ATGAGTGATCATAGTTCAAACAATCCGAATGTGCCTGTCTGGCACGGCACGACCATCATAACCGTTCGCAAGGGTGACAAGGTTGTCATTGCCGGCGACGGGCAGGTGAGCCTTGGTGCGACGGTCATAAAGGGCAATGCCCGCAAGGTACGGCCGCTGGGCAAGGGCAATGTGATTGCCGGATTTGCCGGAGCAACCGCTGATGCCTTCACCCTGTTTGAACGGCTGGAAGCGAAATTGGAGCAATATCCCGAACAATTGACCCGCGCCTGTGTCGACATGGCCAAGGATTGGCGCACGGACCGCTATTTGCGCCGTCTGGAAGCGATGATGATTGTGGCCGACAAGAATGTTTCGCTGGTGCTGACCGGCACGGGAGACGTGCTGGAGCCCGAAGACGGGGTCACAGCCATCGGGTCGGGCGGCAATTATGCGTTGGCCGCAGCGCGGGCCTTGATGGATACCGACATGGAAGCCGAAGCCATTGCCCGCAAGGCCATGGGGATTGCCGCGGACATTTGCGTCTATACCAACGGCAATCTGACGGTAGAAGTGCTTGATGCCGAATAG